From Shewanella psychrophila, a single genomic window includes:
- a CDS encoding MFS transporter — MANNGLSKTETKVAFSLAGVFGLRMMGLFMIMPVFALYGQHLEGFSPLWVGIAIGAYGLTQAALQIPMGILSDKFGRKPIILIGLVLFAIGSLVAANADTIYGVVAGRAIQGMGAIAAAVLALAADLTRDEQRTKVMAIIGMCIGFSFALSLLVGPIVAQYIGLSGLFAMTACLAVLGMLIVQFLVPTPVTHAPKGDTVATPTKLKAMISDPQLIRLDAGIFILHLVLTAVFVALPLDLVDAGLVKEKHWMLYFPAFIAAFFLMVPLIVIGVKKKNTKATFQVSLLVMMLALGLMALFAHNLVVLSIAVVLFFTGFNYLEASLPSLIAKFCPVGDKGSAMGVYSTSQFLGAFCGGLLGGGAFQLLGAVGVFIAALCLMTLWLLLTLGMKNPVLLKSYTLEATVEGKEQAKAMASELSQLTGVAEAIVVLEERVAYLKVDEHFDLREARAVLGSVS; from the coding sequence ATGGCCAACAACGGACTCTCAAAGACTGAGACAAAAGTCGCGTTTTCATTAGCCGGTGTATTTGGTTTGCGCATGATGGGCTTATTTATGATCATGCCTGTCTTTGCACTATACGGGCAACATCTAGAGGGCTTTTCACCACTTTGGGTGGGGATAGCCATAGGTGCTTATGGTTTAACTCAAGCCGCCCTGCAGATCCCCATGGGGATCCTATCGGATAAGTTTGGCCGTAAACCTATCATCCTCATCGGTCTGGTATTGTTCGCTATCGGTAGCCTGGTCGCTGCCAATGCCGATACAATTTATGGTGTCGTGGCCGGTCGGGCAATACAGGGAATGGGGGCGATAGCTGCAGCAGTGCTTGCCTTGGCTGCAGATTTAACCCGGGATGAGCAGCGCACTAAGGTGATGGCGATTATCGGCATGTGCATAGGTTTCTCTTTCGCATTGTCGTTGTTGGTCGGGCCAATTGTTGCTCAGTATATTGGTTTATCGGGCTTGTTCGCTATGACGGCGTGCCTGGCTGTACTAGGCATGTTAATCGTACAGTTTTTGGTGCCAACTCCCGTCACCCATGCGCCGAAAGGTGACACCGTGGCGACGCCAACCAAATTAAAAGCCATGATCAGCGACCCGCAATTAATCAGGCTCGATGCCGGAATATTTATTCTTCACCTGGTGCTGACGGCTGTATTTGTGGCCTTGCCACTGGATTTGGTTGATGCGGGCCTAGTGAAAGAGAAGCATTGGATGCTCTATTTTCCGGCATTCATTGCAGCCTTCTTCCTTATGGTGCCGCTGATCGTTATCGGGGTGAAGAAGAAAAATACTAAGGCCACGTTTCAGGTCTCTTTGTTGGTCATGATGTTGGCTTTAGGTTTGATGGCGCTGTTTGCCCATAACCTAGTGGTTTTGAGTATTGCCGTGGTGCTGTTTTTTACCGGATTTAACTATCTGGAAGCCTCTCTGCCAAGTTTGATTGCCAAGTTTTGTCCCGTGGGCGACAAGGGCTCAGCCATGGGTGTTTACTCCACCAGTCAATTTCTTGGTGCCTTTTGCGGTGGCTTACTCGGTGGTGGCGCATTTCAATTATTGGGCGCCGTAGGGGTATTCATAGCGGCTCTGTGCTTGATGACTCTCTGGTTATTATTGACCCTAGGCATGAAAAATCCTGTGCTACTCAAGAGCTATACCCTTGAAGCTACAGTAGAAGGTAAAGAACAGGCCAAGGCTATGGCAAGTGAGTTGTCTCAATTAACCGGAGTTGCCGAGGCGATAGTTGTCTTGGAAGAGAGAGTCGCATATTTAAAAGTTGATGAGCATTTCGATTTAAGAGAAGCGCGAGCTGTGTTAGGCTCTGTCAGCTAA